A window of Paremcibacter congregatus contains these coding sequences:
- the paaN gene encoding phenylacetic acid degradation protein PaaN, which translates to MSHSALFDRHKDTLDQAIKASRTREYWTAYPEMPSPKVYGETASKDGEAAFKSYLNKAFDVDQPGAIGTVGAEKSPYGFDLGVTYPKVDVNALVSEVEALRGDWAKASIEARTGVCLEILHRINRRSFEMAFAVMHTTGQAFMMAFQAGGPHAQDRGLEAVAYAYEDMARTPAVARWEKPQGKRDPIVMEKHFTVVPRGIGLVIGCSTFPTWNSYPGLFASLVTGNAVIVKPHPGAILPLAITVAICRDVLKEEGFNPNLVTLAADSAEAPLAKDLALRPEVKLIDFTGSTTFGDWLEDNARQAQVYTEKAGVNCVIIDSTDNFRGLVSNLAFTLSLYSGQMCTTPQNIFIPEGGIETEDGHKSFDEVAAALATGVEKLNGDDERACAILGAIQSEATLERLESYGKGDNVVLASHAVPMAGFDQATIRTPLILKATDESSYSSELFGPISYVVPTKNTADSLGIVEDSVKNNGAISFGIYSTSEEVLNQAEEVACNSGVAVSFNLTGGVYVNQTAAFSDFHATGCNPAANAALSDTAYVSNRYRVVQSRKHV; encoded by the coding sequence ATGTCACACTCTGCCCTCTTTGACCGTCATAAGGACACCTTGGATCAGGCCATCAAAGCCAGTCGCACCCGCGAATATTGGACAGCTTATCCCGAAATGCCAAGCCCCAAGGTTTACGGCGAGACCGCCAGTAAAGACGGAGAGGCGGCGTTTAAATCCTATCTGAATAAAGCATTTGATGTGGATCAGCCAGGCGCCATCGGCACTGTTGGCGCCGAAAAATCACCTTACGGGTTTGATCTTGGCGTCACCTATCCGAAAGTCGATGTCAATGCACTGGTGTCCGAAGTCGAGGCATTGCGCGGCGATTGGGCGAAAGCATCCATCGAAGCCCGCACCGGCGTCTGCCTTGAAATTCTGCATCGCATCAACCGGCGCAGTTTCGAAATGGCCTTTGCCGTCATGCACACCACCGGACAAGCCTTTATGATGGCGTTTCAGGCCGGGGGCCCCCACGCCCAGGACCGGGGACTGGAAGCCGTGGCCTACGCCTATGAAGATATGGCCCGCACCCCGGCCGTGGCCCGTTGGGAAAAACCGCAGGGCAAGCGCGATCCGATCGTCATGGAAAAACATTTCACTGTCGTGCCGCGTGGTATTGGTCTGGTAATTGGCTGTTCCACTTTCCCGACCTGGAACAGTTATCCTGGCCTGTTCGCCAGTCTGGTGACCGGCAACGCGGTTATTGTCAAACCGCATCCTGGCGCCATTCTGCCGCTGGCGATTACAGTCGCAATTTGCCGTGACGTTTTGAAGGAAGAAGGCTTTAACCCGAATCTGGTGACTTTGGCCGCCGACAGCGCCGAGGCGCCATTGGCGAAAGATCTGGCGCTGCGTCCGGAAGTCAAGCTGATCGACTTCACCGGCAGCACCACATTTGGCGATTGGCTGGAAGATAACGCCCGCCAGGCCCAGGTTTATACGGAAAAAGCCGGGGTTAACTGCGTGATCATCGATAGCACCGATAACTTCCGGGGTCTGGTCAGCAACCTGGCCTTCACTTTAAGTCTTTATTCCGGTCAGATGTGCACCACGCCGCAGAATATTTTCATCCCCGAAGGCGGCATTGAGACAGAAGACGGTCACAAGTCCTTTGACGAGGTGGCGGCGGCGCTGGCGACAGGAGTTGAAAAACTCAATGGCGACGATGAACGCGCCTGTGCAATCCTCGGCGCGATCCAGAGCGAGGCGACTCTGGAACGGCTCGAAAGCTATGGTAAAGGCGACAATGTGGTTCTGGCCTCACACGCTGTTCCGATGGCCGGATTTGATCAGGCCACCATTCGCACGCCGCTGATCCTGAAAGCGACGGACGAGAGTTCCTACAGCAGCGAACTGTTTGGTCCGATTTCTTATGTGGTGCCGACGAAAAATACGGCCGACAGCCTTGGCATTGTGGAAGACAGCGTTAAAAATAATGGCGCCATCAGCTTTGGCATCTATTCCACTTCGGAAGAGGTGCTGAATCAGGCGGAAGAGGTCGCCTGCAACAGCGGTGTTGCGGTGTCCTTCAATCTGACCGGCGGTGTTTATGTCAATCAGACTGCCGCCTTCAGTGATTTTCATGCCACTGGCTGCAATCCAGCTGCCAATGCAGCCTTGTCGGATACAGCTTATGTGTCCAATCGTTATCGTGTTGTGCAGAGCCGCAAACACGTATAA
- a CDS encoding TetR/AcrR family transcriptional regulator, protein MARKQAEDYDDRRRSILDKAAELFADKGYARSSISELAKACGASKSWLYHYYPSKEAILFDIMRLHVMELVTMAEAALVHDGTPKEKFQILARNFMNIYVNAGSKHVILLNDRGCLPDEMRREILGLQERVVNTVVKLVLELNPGLDRSQDYKKPVTMAFLGMINWTYIWFRKDGPVSQEQFADLAVEVFMNGFMSLDPEKLQRI, encoded by the coding sequence ATGGCGCGTAAACAAGCAGAAGATTATGATGACCGTCGTCGCAGTATCCTTGACAAGGCGGCGGAGCTTTTCGCAGACAAAGGGTATGCGCGTTCCTCTATTTCAGAGCTGGCGAAAGCCTGTGGCGCGTCGAAATCCTGGCTTTATCACTATTATCCCTCCAAGGAAGCGATCCTGTTTGATATCATGCGCCTGCATGTGATGGAGCTGGTGACCATGGCCGAGGCGGCCCTGGTGCATGACGGCACGCCAAAGGAAAAGTTCCAGATTTTGGCGCGCAATTTCATGAATATCTATGTCAACGCCGGATCGAAACATGTGATCCTGCTCAATGACAGGGGCTGTCTGCCGGACGAGATGCGCCGTGAGATACTGGGGTTGCAGGAACGGGTGGTTAATACAGTGGTTAAACTGGTTCTGGAGCTCAATCCGGGGCTGGACCGGTCACAGGACTATAAAAAGCCGGTGACGATGGCTTTTCTCGGCATGATCAACTGGACCTATATCTGGTTCCGTAAAGATGGTCCGGTCAGTCAGGAACAATTCGCGGATCTCGCCGTAGAAGTTTTCATGAACGGCTTTATGAGCCTTGATCCGGAAAAACTGCAGAGAATATGA
- the paaI gene encoding hydroxyphenylacetyl-CoA thioesterase PaaI — protein sequence MSMTDQQQAEKIAEIFRGRQTLDKLLDMEFIDVGVGHATLRMTITKDKSNVMGSAHGGAIFALADAVFAYACNSQNIVTVASGCSIDFLAPAFPGDTLTAKAQYQGGRGRQGIYDIMITNQDDKLIATFRGKSHATKDTILGENS from the coding sequence ATGAGTATGACTGACCAACAACAAGCTGAAAAAATCGCGGAGATTTTCAGAGGACGCCAAACCCTGGATAAGTTACTCGATATGGAATTTATCGATGTCGGTGTAGGCCATGCCACCCTGCGCATGACCATCACCAAGGACAAGAGCAATGTCATGGGCAGCGCCCACGGAGGCGCTATTTTCGCTCTCGCCGATGCGGTGTTCGCCTATGCCTGCAACAGCCAGAATATCGTCACCGTGGCCTCCGGCTGTTCCATCGATTTCCTCGCCCCGGCCTTTCCTGGCGACACACTCACCGCCAAGGCCCAATATCAGGGCGGGCGCGGGCGCCAGGGCATCTATGACATCATGATCACCAATCAGGACGACAAATTGATTGCCACCTTCCGGGGGAAATCCCACGCCACAAAAGACACTATCCTAGGAGAAAATTCATGA
- a CDS encoding YceI family protein: MRRFVRAIILLGMMTWGNVAHAETGIGREVYQFDQSHTNIMWFANHIGYSQSMGQFMDFDGEIILDHDQPEQSSVRVTINTASIMTGLPKFDAHLKSADFFDVEKHPTATFVSKEVTLLGDSKAKVKGEFTLLGHTKPLVLTVRLNKRGMDIQRNIHRTGFSVITTVKRSLWGMKSYLPFVGDEVKIKIEAEALIKQ, encoded by the coding sequence ATGAGAAGATTTGTTCGGGCCATAATTTTGTTGGGCATGATGACATGGGGAAATGTGGCGCATGCAGAAACGGGGATCGGCCGTGAAGTCTACCAGTTTGATCAATCGCACACAAATATCATGTGGTTTGCCAATCACATCGGTTATTCTCAGTCCATGGGCCAGTTTATGGATTTCGACGGGGAAATTATTCTTGATCATGACCAGCCAGAGCAGAGTTCTGTCCGCGTCACCATCAATACAGCCAGTATTATGACCGGTCTGCCGAAGTTTGACGCACATTTGAAAAGTGCCGATTTTTTCGATGTGGAGAAACACCCGACCGCGACTTTTGTCAGTAAGGAGGTTACCTTGCTGGGAGACAGTAAGGCCAAGGTTAAAGGGGAGTTTACGCTCCTCGGTCATACGAAGCCTCTGGTTCTGACCGTCCGGTTGAACAAACGGGGTATGGATATTCAACGTAATATTCACCGCACCGGCTTTTCGGTGATCACAACGGTGAAACGGTCACTATGGGGCATGAAATCATATCTGCCTTTCGTGGGAGATGAGGTTAAAATAAAGATCGAGGCGGAAGCCCTGATTAAACAATAA
- a CDS encoding YceI family protein: protein MMRYLYLILCVLLSQTVRAGTEDMIWHMTPEDSHIGFRVNIQGTESDGVFPKFTSRIVFDPANLDDSRVEVVIDLSKIEATYQDVEENLPKEAWFDVARFPIATFKGGQFQALGNKMYSVTGQLTIRDVTRAETLHFSLLEYGADLARIEGKMKISRLDYGVGQGDWSTVSFVGKDVFLDVALTATRRSK from the coding sequence ATGATGCGATATTTATATCTTATACTCTGTGTTTTGTTGTCCCAAACGGTGCGGGCAGGAACAGAAGATATGATCTGGCATATGACGCCGGAAGACAGCCATATCGGGTTCAGGGTGAATATCCAGGGCACAGAATCTGATGGTGTTTTTCCTAAATTTACCAGCCGCATCGTCTTCGACCCGGCAAATCTGGATGACAGCCGGGTCGAGGTAGTGATTGATCTGTCAAAGATTGAAGCAACCTATCAGGATGTGGAAGAGAACCTGCCTAAAGAAGCCTGGTTTGATGTGGCGCGTTTTCCGATTGCCACTTTTAAGGGGGGGCAGTTTCAGGCGCTGGGAAACAAGATGTACAGCGTGACAGGCCAATTGACGATACGTGATGTGACCCGGGCCGAAACATTACATTTCAGCCTGCTGGAATATGGCGCAGATCTGGCGCGGATTGAAGGTAAGATGAAGATCAGCCGTCTTGATTACGGTGTCGGGCAAGGCGACTGGTCGACCGTTTCATTTGTCGGGAAAGATGTGTTTCTCGACGTGGCGCTGACAGCCACGCGTCGGTCAAAATAA
- a CDS encoding DUF6460 domain-containing protein → MNKSTLHVVWKLVIVSLLVGLALDFFDVSPVDLIHDIPDTVAQVFDAVVRAIQWGGKYVLLGAIIVVPVWLLMNIGNLKGKFRNKNKP, encoded by the coding sequence TTGAATAAATCGACCCTACATGTTGTCTGGAAACTGGTCATTGTATCCTTGCTTGTCGGTCTGGCGCTGGATTTTTTCGATGTCAGCCCGGTGGATCTCATTCATGATATTCCGGATACTGTGGCGCAGGTCTTTGATGCGGTTGTCCGGGCCATACAATGGGGTGGTAAATATGTCCTGCTGGGTGCGATCATCGTGGTGCCGGTCTGGCTGCTGATGAATATTGGCAACCTTAAAGGAAAATTCAGAAACAAAAACAAGCCGTGA
- the paaG gene encoding 2-(1,2-epoxy-1,2-dihydrophenyl)acetyl-CoA isomerase PaaG, with the protein MSYNNITFTLSDGLATLTLNRPDSLNSFTSEMHEEVRHAMNIVESDPSVRCLLLTGNGRGFCAGQDLNDRAVKPGDGRRDLSESVDQNYNPLIKRLAALPMPVICAVNGVAAGAGANLALACDMVFAAKSAKFIQVFCKIGLIPDSGGTYILPRLVGNARAMGLALTGEAIKAEQAEDWGMIWKAVEDEDLMTVATKQAQDFTTQPTLGLSLIKKALRASFDNDLNGQLQIESDYQREAGYSDDYQEGVAAFLAKRKPDFTGK; encoded by the coding sequence ATGTCATATAACAATATCACCTTTACCCTGTCAGACGGCCTGGCGACCCTGACCCTTAATCGCCCGGACAGCCTGAACAGCTTCACCAGCGAAATGCATGAGGAAGTACGCCACGCCATGAACATCGTCGAAAGCGATCCGAGCGTGCGGTGTTTGCTGCTGACCGGCAATGGTCGCGGTTTCTGCGCCGGACAGGATCTGAACGACCGGGCGGTAAAGCCGGGCGATGGCCGTCGTGACCTGTCCGAGTCTGTCGATCAGAATTATAACCCGCTGATCAAACGTCTGGCGGCCCTGCCAATGCCGGTAATTTGCGCCGTTAACGGCGTCGCGGCGGGCGCCGGAGCCAATCTGGCACTGGCCTGTGACATGGTTTTCGCCGCCAAGTCAGCCAAATTCATTCAGGTCTTCTGCAAGATTGGCCTGATCCCTGACAGCGGCGGCACCTATATCCTGCCGCGTCTGGTGGGCAACGCCCGCGCCATGGGTCTCGCCCTCACCGGTGAAGCGATCAAGGCGGAACAGGCCGAAGACTGGGGTATGATCTGGAAAGCCGTGGAGGACGAGGATCTGATGACCGTCGCCACCAAACAGGCCCAGGACTTCACCACGCAGCCCACCCTCGGCCTGTCACTGATCAAGAAAGCCCTGCGCGCCAGTTTCGATAATGATCTTAATGGTCAGCTGCAAATCGAAAGTGATTACCAGCGCGAAGCCGGATATTCTGACGATTATCAGGAAGGCGTCGCCGCCTTTCTCGCCAAGCGCAAACCCGATTTTACCGGAAAGTGA
- a CDS encoding YccF domain-containing protein, with translation MSLILNILWLIFGGFCMAVGWLLVGLIMAVSIVGLPWFVAAMNMAHLSLLPFGREVVNREVLSGQPDIGTGPLGVIGNIIWFLFGGIWLALGHLFWAVALAVTIIGIPFAFQHLKLAGLALAPIGKVVINRDHIPAARY, from the coding sequence ATGTCTTTGATTTTGAATATTTTATGGCTGATCTTCGGCGGATTTTGCATGGCGGTGGGCTGGCTTCTGGTCGGTCTGATCATGGCGGTGAGCATTGTCGGCCTGCCGTGGTTTGTCGCCGCGATGAATATGGCGCATCTGAGTTTGTTACCTTTTGGCCGAGAGGTGGTCAATCGGGAAGTGTTGTCGGGTCAGCCTGATATCGGCACGGGCCCGCTGGGCGTCATTGGTAATATCATCTGGTTTTTGTTCGGCGGAATCTGGCTGGCGCTGGGGCATTTGTTTTGGGCGGTTGCCTTGGCGGTTACCATCATCGGTATTCCGTTTGCCTTTCAGCACCTTAAGCTTGCCGGACTGGCGCTGGCCCCGATTGGCAAGGTGGTGATCAACCGGGATCATATCCCCGCCGCACGTTATTAA
- a CDS encoding cytochrome b: MAIKNSDSSYGSVAKIFHWGMFLLILTLVVVGFYMHGLPADTPEQATYKFGFYDLHKAFGILALILVALRLGWRLSNPVPKMPENMRKIELFSAHAMHVLLYVLMFAQPISGWLRSSYGGHAVEMFGLKIPALVGKDKAMEHFFHEAHEVLAFALIAAFFLHVGAGLYHHFVRKDDVLRRMSPHGAPSE; encoded by the coding sequence ATGGCGATTAAGAATTCAGATAGTTCATATGGTAGTGTTGCGAAAATATTTCATTGGGGCATGTTCCTGTTGATTTTAACGTTGGTTGTTGTCGGGTTTTATATGCATGGGTTGCCGGCGGATACGCCGGAGCAGGCAACGTATAAATTCGGATTTTATGACCTGCATAAGGCCTTTGGTATATTAGCGCTTATTCTGGTGGCGTTGCGATTGGGCTGGCGTCTGTCGAATCCGGTGCCGAAAATGCCGGAAAATATGCGTAAAATCGAATTGTTCAGTGCGCATGCCATGCATGTTCTGTTGTATGTTCTGATGTTTGCTCAGCCAATATCCGGCTGGTTGAGAAGCTCTTACGGCGGACATGCAGTGGAAATGTTTGGTCTGAAAATCCCGGCGCTTGTCGGTAAAGACAAGGCGATGGAGCATTTTTTCCATGAAGCGCACGAGGTATTGGCTTTCGCCCTGATTGCGGCGTTCTTTCTGCATGTAGGAGCGGGGCTCTATCATCATTTTGTCCGTAAAGACGATGTGTTGAGGCGGATGTCGCCCCATGGGGCGCCTTCTGAATAA
- a CDS encoding 3-hydroxyacyl-CoA dehydrogenase — translation MTALAASHPIAVIGAGTMGAGIVQVAATAGHEVYLFDTAADAIDRGIAQIEKITARSVEKGRLDAATRDEILGRIHRATALEDLAPAKLVIEAIVENLDIKRSVFGKLEDILAEDAILASNTSSISITEIAATLKRPERMVGMHFFNPAPIMKLVEIIKGLATDAEVAETTFDTAVAWGKKAVHAKSTPGFIVNRVARPFYAEALRILQEGGADIPTIDGCLREAGGFRMGPFELMDLIGNDINFSVTQSVYNAYYQDSRYRPSLIQQEQVAAGRFGRKSGQGYYDYREGAAPVAPHTADAAPAPSEITLLGDNPLLRPLVDLAKEAGITVTEEDAENLTGFMINGTLVLLTDGTPASEISHVLDQPAVVFDLALDYTAASRIAIAKGDQVTEENLATAVGFFQALGKQVSVIDDCPGLIVMRIVAMLANEGSDAVYQGVTSPDGVDTAMVNGVNYPCGPLQWAQNIGLTHVYSVLDGLKTFYGEDRYRTSPLIRRAVIAEKDLL, via the coding sequence ATGACCGCACTTGCCGCTTCACACCCTATTGCCGTTATCGGCGCCGGAACCATGGGCGCCGGCATCGTCCAGGTCGCCGCCACCGCCGGCCATGAAGTATATCTCTTCGACACCGCCGCCGACGCCATTGATCGCGGCATCGCCCAGATTGAGAAAATCACCGCCCGTTCCGTGGAAAAAGGCCGCCTTGACGCGGCGACACGCGATGAAATTCTCGGTCGCATTCACCGGGCGACAGCGCTCGAAGATCTGGCCCCCGCCAAACTGGTGATTGAAGCGATTGTGGAAAATCTCGACATTAAACGCTCCGTATTCGGCAAACTGGAAGATATCCTGGCGGAGGATGCGATTCTCGCCTCCAACACCTCGTCGATCTCGATCACCGAAATCGCCGCCACGTTAAAGCGCCCGGAACGCATGGTCGGCATGCATTTCTTCAACCCCGCCCCGATCATGAAACTGGTCGAGATCATCAAGGGCCTGGCCACCGACGCCGAGGTGGCGGAAACCACTTTTGACACCGCCGTCGCCTGGGGCAAGAAAGCCGTTCACGCCAAATCCACCCCCGGTTTTATCGTCAACCGCGTCGCCCGGCCCTTCTATGCCGAAGCCCTGCGTATCCTGCAGGAAGGCGGTGCGGATATTCCCACCATCGACGGTTGTCTGCGCGAAGCCGGTGGTTTCCGCATGGGCCCGTTTGAGCTGATGGACCTGATTGGCAATGATATCAATTTCTCCGTCACCCAATCCGTATATAATGCTTACTATCAGGATTCCCGCTACCGCCCGTCCCTGATACAACAGGAACAGGTTGCCGCCGGGCGCTTTGGCCGCAAATCCGGTCAGGGCTATTACGATTACCGCGAAGGCGCCGCGCCTGTTGCCCCACACACTGCAGATGCCGCCCCTGCCCCGAGCGAAATTACCCTGCTCGGCGATAATCCTTTGTTGCGTCCACTGGTGGATCTCGCCAAGGAGGCCGGTATAACCGTGACCGAAGAAGACGCCGAGAACCTGACGGGCTTTATGATCAATGGAACGCTTGTTTTGCTGACAGACGGTACACCGGCCTCTGAAATCAGCCATGTTCTGGATCAGCCCGCCGTGGTCTTTGACCTGGCGCTCGATTATACCGCGGCCAGCCGCATTGCCATCGCCAAGGGCGATCAGGTGACAGAGGAAAACCTCGCCACCGCCGTCGGTTTCTTCCAGGCATTGGGCAAACAGGTATCGGTCATTGATGACTGCCCCGGCCTTATTGTCATGCGTATTGTCGCCATGCTGGCCAATGAAGGCAGCGACGCCGTCTATCAGGGCGTCACCAGCCCGGATGGTGTCGACACCGCCATGGTCAACGGCGTCAATTACCCTTGTGGTCCGCTGCAGTGGGCCCAGAATATTGGCCTGACCCATGTGTATAGTGTGCTCGATGGTTTAAAAACATTCTACGGCGAAGACCGCTATCGCACTTCTCCTCTTATTCGCCGCGCCGTAATTGCCGAAAAGGACCTGTTATGA
- a CDS encoding DoxX family protein, with protein sequence MDGDRLIGIALWVLSFVLAIVFFYNGIGKLAGSSFQVEKFEALGLPHYLLTVVGALECIGALMLTVPRLAMGGSLILSLIMASHAGLNIIHDNNLPVYRALVIISMLAGISYLRYRRSPNRTK encoded by the coding sequence ATGGACGGGGATCGTTTAATAGGAATTGCCTTGTGGGTGTTGAGCTTCGTTCTGGCCATTGTCTTTTTTTACAATGGCATCGGGAAACTGGCTGGTTCTTCATTTCAGGTGGAAAAATTTGAGGCGCTGGGCCTGCCCCATTATCTGTTGACGGTGGTGGGGGCGTTGGAATGTATCGGCGCTTTGATGCTAACAGTACCGCGGCTGGCGATGGGGGGTAGCTTAATTCTGAGCCTGATTATGGCCAGCCATGCGGGGCTTAATATTATACATGATAACAATCTGCCGGTTTACCGGGCGCTTGTGATCATTTCCATGTTGGCGGGCATCAGTTACTTGCGGTACCGTCGGTCCCCGAACAGAACCAAATAA
- the pcaF gene encoding 3-oxoadipyl-CoA thiolase, with amino-acid sequence MRDAFICDAIRTPIGRYAGTLSSVRPDDLGAVPLKALMDRNTTVDWAAVDDIIYGCANQAGEDNRNVARMSGLLSGLPVTVPGTTVNRLCGSGMDATGIAARAIKSGEVDLMISGGVESMSRAPFVMGKAETAFSRSAEIFDTTIGWRFVNKLMKQQYGIDSMPETGENVAEEFKVSREDQDLFAYRSQQKTAAAQAAGRFDEEITPVTIPQRKADPIIFSKDEHPRASTTLEALAKLGTPFRQGGSVTAGNASGVNDGACALLLASADAAVKYGLTPKARVVGMATAGLDPRIMGFGPAPASRKVLAQCGLTLDQMDVIELNEAFASQGLAVMRDLGLADDAEHVNPNGGAIALGHPLGMSGARLVTTAMYELHRRQGRYALCTMCIGVGQGIAMIIERV; translated from the coding sequence ATGAGAGACGCTTTTATCTGCGACGCCATCCGCACCCCGATCGGCCGTTACGCCGGCACGCTGTCCTCCGTTCGCCCCGATGACCTGGGCGCCGTGCCTTTGAAAGCCCTGATGGACCGCAATACGACTGTCGACTGGGCCGCCGTTGATGACATCATTTACGGCTGCGCCAATCAGGCCGGCGAAGACAACCGCAACGTCGCCCGCATGAGCGGCCTGCTGTCCGGTCTGCCGGTCACCGTGCCCGGCACCACCGTCAACCGGCTTTGCGGGTCCGGCATGGACGCCACCGGCATCGCCGCCCGCGCCATCAAATCCGGCGAAGTGGACCTGATGATTTCCGGCGGCGTTGAAAGCATGTCCCGTGCACCTTTCGTTATGGGCAAGGCCGAAACAGCCTTTTCCCGTTCTGCCGAGATCTTCGACACGACCATCGGCTGGCGCTTCGTCAACAAGCTGATGAAGCAGCAATATGGCATCGACAGCATGCCGGAAACCGGCGAGAATGTTGCCGAGGAATTCAAGGTTTCTCGTGAAGATCAGGATCTTTTCGCCTATCGCTCACAACAGAAAACCGCAGCGGCCCAGGCCGCCGGGCGCTTTGATGAAGAAATCACCCCGGTGACCATTCCGCAACGCAAAGCCGATCCGATTATCTTTAGCAAAGACGAACATCCGCGCGCCAGCACCACACTCGAAGCTCTGGCCAAACTCGGCACCCCCTTCCGCCAAGGTGGTTCCGTGACCGCCGGTAATGCGTCTGGCGTCAACGACGGGGCCTGTGCTTTGCTGCTCGCCTCCGCCGATGCCGCCGTCAAATATGGTCTGACCCCGAAAGCCCGCGTCGTCGGCATGGCGACCGCCGGACTTGACCCGCGCATCATGGGCTTTGGCCCGGCGCCCGCCTCCCGCAAGGTGTTGGCCCAGTGCGGCCTGACCCTCGATCAGATGGACGTGATCGAACTGAATGAAGCTTTCGCCTCGCAAGGACTCGCCGTGATGCGGGATCTGGGGCTGGCAGATGATGCCGAACATGTTAACCCCAATGGCGGCGCCATCGCGCTCGGCCATCCGCTCGGCATGAGCGGCGCCCGACTGGTGACCACCGCCATGTATGAGCTGCACCGCCGTCAGGGCCGTTACGCGCTCTGCACCATGTGCATCGGCGTAGGGCAGGGCATCGCCATGATCATCGAACGGGTCTAG